A genomic window from Quercus lobata isolate SW786 chromosome 10, ValleyOak3.0 Primary Assembly, whole genome shotgun sequence includes:
- the LOC115963592 gene encoding PHD finger protein At1g33420-like — protein MVVNGRPLKRMKRRVTADLHDFLNFPSLSSMDGKEGAFGGPFRTRVKEFLTKHALLPPPSSLFPHLLTWQMLFRVGDVTDGPDSLPDVVYLDVVEEDVARSRSVYCDQCRVVGWSGHPVCGKRYHFIIKADDSSIGGYHKPCMCCGDVLHLSESKCKSCNQVTSTDDAEDWVFHQLENTTHLLHGVVHSNGYGHLLRVNGREGGSRILSGYHIMDFWDRLCKILGVRKVSVMDVSKKYGLEYRLLHAISKGHPWYGEWGYEFGAGSFALTLDAYKMAVENLSSLQLSILLSRGQESCTRLQDTISHYQSLAGRKLVNIRDLFCFLMSLIHDAHKSPSRVDDVPCKKRHISTSAAVFCSWSATDVERVEEAIFRVLRAVSGSNWVNCRLLRSAVFKVAPPELLDYCLGKLGGKLAADGMVVKARCNPDSGALEYRLEPGSGSIGETTACSDSSISKCSSVENLLQDLRYMYESLLHPQTMVNYDPQATRNIAISSAEKLLDCKHFVKNYKVENMSSIANPFAVCLSCQVELIDESEEFTTNPPPELIILPPYATVSDLKLEVSKAFQEVYLMFRRFQGEELVGFGGVDDSTQVKLLLGSTESVRVRGRCLGKNGLSMYRMERGVERWTVDCSCGAKDDDGERMMACDVCGVWQHTRCSGIKDSDSVPSKFVCQRCRNSNRNTKASGHCKDETVAVGSGKSLTAPFDVR, from the exons ATGGTTGTGAACGGAAGGCCATTAAAGAGGATGAAGAGGCGCGTGACGGCTGATCTCCACGATTTCTTGAACTTTCCTTCCTTGTCTTCCATGGATGGTAAAGAAGGTGCGTTCGGAGGACCGTTCAGGACGCGCGTGAAGGAGTTTCTGACGAAGCACGCGCTTCTCCCTCCTCCTTCGTCGCTGTTCCCTCACCTGCTTACGTGGCAGATGCTGTTCCGCGTCGGAGATGTCACCGACGGCCCTGATTCGCTCCCCGATGTGGTCTACCTTGACGTAGTTGAAGAAGATGTGGCTAGATCCAGATCTGTGTATTGCGACCAGTGCCGAGTTGTTG GTTGGAGTGGGCATCCTGTATGTGGGAAACgttatcattttataataaaggcTGATGATAGTTCCATTGGTGGGTATCACAAGCCATGCATGTGCTGTGGAGATGTTTTGCATCTGTCAGAATCCAA GTGCAAGTCATGCAACCAAGTGACTAGTACAGATGATGCTGAAGATTGGGTGTTCCACCAGTTGGAAAACACAACTCACCTTTTACATGGTGTGGTTCATTCAAATGGTTATGGTCACCTTCTTAGGGTTAATGGTAGGGAAGGGGGCTCAAGGATTCTCTCTGGATATCATATCATGGACTTCTGGGATCGCCTTTGTAAAATACTTGGAGTCAG AAAAGTGAGTGTGATGGATGTGTCAAAAAAGTATGGGTTAGAGTACCGGCTGCTTCATGCCATCTCCAAAGGCCATCCATGGTACGGTGAATGGGGTTATGAATTTGGTGCTGGTAGCTTTGCTCTCACCCTTGATGCCTATAAAATGGCTGTTGAAAACCTCTCCAGCCTGCAGTTGTCCATCCTTCTCTCTCGGGGACAGGAATCCTGCACTCGCCTGCAGGACACGATCTCACATTATCAGTCCTTAGCGGGGCGTAAGCTTGTAAATATAAGAgatctcttttgttttttgatgaGCTTGATACATGATGCCCACAAGTCTCCGTCTAGGGTCGATGATGTCCCCTGCAAGAAGCGTCATATCTCTACTTCGGCGGCAGTATTTTGTTCATGGAGTGCGACTGATGTTGAACGGGTGGAAGAAGCCATTTTCAGAGTTCTTCGTGCAGTGTCTGGCTCTAATTGGGTAAATTGCCGTCTTCTTAGAAGCGCTGTTTTTAAGGTGGCTCCTCCAGAGCTCCTAGATTATTGCCTTGGGAAACTTGGAGGGAAATTGGCAGCTGATGGTATGGTTGTTAAAGCCCGATGCAATCCTGATTCAGGAGCCCTTGAGTACAG ACTCGAGCCTGGAAGTGGTTCCATAGGTGAAACAACTGCTTGCAGTGATTCTTCGATTTCAAAGTGCTCATCTGTAGAAAATCTTCTGCAAGATCTCAGATACATGTATGAATCCTTGCTCCACCCTCAAACTATGGTAAACTATGACCCTCAGGCAACAAGGAATATTGCAATCAGCTCAGCAGAGAAGCTCCTTGACTGCAAGCACTTTGTGAAAAACTACAAGGTTGAGAACATGTCATCCATTGCAAACCCATTTGCTGTATGCCTGTCATGTCAAGTGGAGCTCATAGATGAATCTGAAGAGTTTACCACAAATCCGCCGCCGGAGTTGATTATCCTTCCCCCATATGCAACAGTTTCTGACCTTAAGCTTGAAGTGTCCAAAGCATTTCAAGAGGTATATCTGATGTTTAGAAGATTTCAAGGGGAAGAGCTAGTTGGCTTTGGTGGTGTAGATGATTCCACCCAGGTCAAACTTTTGCTAGGGTCAACTGAATCAGTTCGAGTGCGAGGTAGGTGCCTTGGGAAAAATGGACTGAGTATGTATAGAATGGAGAGGGGTGTCGAGAGGTGGACGGTGGATTGCAGCTGTGGGGCCAAGGATGATGATGGAGAGAGAATGATGGCGTGTGATGTTTGTGGTGTGTGGCAACACACTAGGTGTTCTGGTATCAAAGACTCCGATTCTGTCCCATCCAAGTTTGTTTGTCAAAGATGCAGGAATTCCAACCGAAATACCAAAGCCAGTGGACACTGCAAGGATGAGACTGTTGCTGTTGGTAGCGGAAAGAGCTTGACTGCTCCTTTTGATGTTCGCTGA